The Planktothrix tepida PCC 9214 genome has a segment encoding these proteins:
- a CDS encoding photosystem II protein Y, with protein MDFDFRILIVLLPLLAAAGWAVYNIGAIALRQVQGFLNKS; from the coding sequence ATGGATTTCGATTTTCGGATTCTCATTGTTCTGTTACCCTTGCTGGCTGCGGCGGGATGGGCTGTCTATAATATTGGTGCGATCGCCCTCAGACAAGTTCAAGGCTTTTTAAATAAAAGTTAA
- a CDS encoding MoaD/ThiS family protein, protein MSITVTVKLFAAFQEAYSVSELVLHLPPQTPVSAILDHCIQEHPELEKWRNLTQFGINLEFASAETPLKNGDEVVLIPPVSGG, encoded by the coding sequence ATGTCAATTACGGTTACGGTTAAACTCTTTGCAGCCTTTCAAGAAGCCTACAGTGTTTCCGAATTAGTGTTACACCTTCCACCTCAAACGCCTGTATCTGCAATTTTAGACCACTGTATTCAGGAACATCCTGAACTAGAGAAATGGCGAAATCTAACGCAATTTGGCATTAACCTAGAATTTGCCAGTGCTGAGACACCTCTAAAAAATGGAGATGAAGTTGTTTTAATTCCCCCGGTTAGTGGTGGTTAA
- a CDS encoding vWA domain-containing protein, with protein sequence MIQVNYSLSHSLIATNTATTVDLILNFNGEKTARVSSRRPLNLSLVIDRSGSMAGQPLRYAIQAAQKLVESLTEQDIVSVVIYDDQADLILPPQPVKNKAEICKILGKIKAGGCTNLSGGWLLGCEQVKSCLNREHLNRVLLLTDGQANEGITDPQILTKTAHKQSEQGIITTTLGFGTYFNEDLLIAMAKAAGGNFYFIQSPDEATDVFRIELESLTSVVGQNLTVTLHPESSIELREILNNYRTSSTEKGLEIFVGDVYEIEAKQLAVQLVIPPQNPIGQLPLISIHYQYQTLVNDSIEQLSGELPITINIGSEADAQQVKPDQSVFEQTSKLRIAQVKEQAISLTDKGDYQKAAETLRSAIQDIQQKLLNEIFEIAEEIEQLEYYAQRIETRNFDSVSRKEMRDQSYQTRTRNREDLNLRGIAAGDADSLEAVSSFEQGVLVECIREGGKLRVRVISDGYNPEFNVQFPRHIREEGVTYIVEEIKLSANGDFYRASGTIKRFVKPGEECQAGTQKTPKTTNLQAAKAPKSFADLETTDTVGNGVIIQCVKEGSKLRARVVSDGYNPNYNIRFPRDIRAEGVLYVVDEVRESSDGKSYAAYGKIRRLIQ encoded by the coding sequence ATGATTCAGGTTAACTATTCGCTTTCTCATTCATTAATTGCTACGAATACAGCGACTACCGTTGATTTAATTCTAAATTTTAATGGAGAAAAAACAGCCCGTGTTTCTTCTCGACGACCGTTGAATTTAAGTTTAGTCATTGATCGTTCGGGTTCAATGGCAGGTCAACCTTTGCGTTATGCCATTCAAGCTGCCCAAAAGTTAGTTGAATCTTTAACGGAGCAAGATATTGTTTCTGTTGTCATTTATGATGATCAAGCTGATTTAATTTTACCTCCTCAACCCGTTAAAAATAAAGCGGAAATTTGTAAAATCCTGGGCAAAATTAAAGCCGGAGGTTGTACAAATTTAAGTGGGGGTTGGTTATTAGGCTGCGAACAAGTTAAATCTTGTCTCAATCGTGAACATTTAAACCGAGTTTTATTATTAACCGATGGACAAGCCAATGAGGGCATTACCGATCCTCAAATCTTGACAAAAACGGCTCATAAACAATCAGAACAGGGTATTATCACAACTACATTGGGATTTGGTACTTATTTTAATGAAGATTTATTAATTGCGATGGCTAAGGCGGCGGGAGGGAATTTTTATTTTATTCAATCTCCCGATGAAGCCACCGATGTCTTTCGGATTGAATTAGAAAGTTTAACCTCCGTAGTTGGCCAAAATTTAACCGTAACATTACACCCTGAATCCTCGATTGAACTCCGAGAAATCTTAAATAATTACCGAACATCCTCCACTGAAAAGGGCTTAGAAATTTTTGTCGGGGATGTTTATGAAATAGAAGCCAAACAGTTAGCCGTACAATTAGTAATTCCGCCTCAAAATCCTATTGGTCAACTGCCACTGATCTCGATTCATTATCAATATCAAACCCTTGTTAATGACAGTATTGAACAGCTTTCTGGAGAATTACCGATTACCATTAATATCGGTTCCGAGGCAGACGCTCAACAAGTTAAACCCGATCAATCCGTTTTTGAACAAACCAGTAAATTGAGAATTGCTCAAGTTAAAGAACAAGCGATCTCTTTAACCGATAAAGGAGACTATCAAAAAGCGGCGGAAACCTTACGATCTGCGATTCAAGACATTCAACAAAAACTCTTAAACGAAATCTTTGAAATTGCTGAAGAAATTGAACAATTAGAATATTATGCTCAACGGATTGAAACCCGAAATTTTGATTCCGTCAGCCGTAAAGAAATGCGAGATCAATCCTATCAAACCCGAACTCGCAACCGAGAAGACTTAAATTTACGAGGAATTGCAGCCGGAGATGCTGATAGTTTAGAGGCCGTTTCCAGTTTTGAACAAGGGGTATTAGTCGAATGTATTCGCGAGGGGGGAAAATTAAGAGTTCGAGTTATTTCAGACGGGTATAATCCAGAGTTTAATGTTCAGTTTCCACGTCATATTCGAGAAGAAGGCGTTACTTATATTGTCGAAGAAATTAAACTGTCTGCCAATGGAGATTTTTATCGTGCTTCTGGAACCATTAAACGCTTCGTCAAACCCGGAGAAGAATGTCAAGCCGGAACACAGAAAACCCCAAAAACGACTAATTTACAAGCTGCTAAAGCTCCTAAATCCTTCGCTGATTTAGAAACCACTGATACCGTCGGAAATGGCGTGATTATTCAATGTGTGAAAGAAGGCAGTAAACTCCGGGCGCGAGTTGTTTCCGATGGTTATAATCCTAATTATAATATTCGCTTTCCTCGTGATATTCGCGCCGAAGGTGTACTCTATGTAGTTGATGAAGTTCGGGAGTCTTCCGATGGCAAATCTTATGCCGCTTATGGCAAAATTCGCCGTCTGATTCAATAG
- a CDS encoding thiol-disulfide oxidoreductase DCC family protein — translation MTYHVIYDGNCNLCVTLVQLLEILDQGHQFTYIPMQDEQGLSHFAITPGECNLGMILIDGNQPNHRWQGSDAAEEIGRLLPAGGIFVATYRALPGLKWIGDRLYEQVRDHRYLLFGKRSTPYQSTYPSCCTKGKCNL, via the coding sequence ATGACATATCATGTAATCTATGACGGGAATTGCAACTTATGTGTTACCTTGGTGCAACTGTTAGAAATTTTAGATCAAGGACACCAGTTTACCTATATTCCTATGCAGGATGAGCAAGGGTTAAGCCATTTTGCCATTACTCCCGGCGAGTGTAACTTAGGTATGATTTTAATTGATGGGAATCAACCTAACCACCGTTGGCAAGGAAGTGACGCGGCGGAAGAAATTGGCAGACTTTTACCCGCAGGAGGAATTTTTGTCGCAACTTATCGAGCCTTACCTGGGTTAAAATGGATCGGCGATCGCCTTTATGAACAAGTTCGGGATCATCGATATTTATTATTTGGTAAACGCTCAACTCCTTATCAGTCTACTTATCCTAGTTGTTGTACAAAGGGTAAATGTAATCTTTAA
- a CDS encoding ArnT family glycosyltransferase, translating to MLLNQSFKTIWKSWENYPKFLWGITILGLLLLSVIAFLSHLGDIGLIDKTEPMFVEAARQMHLTGDWITPYWNGETRFDKPPLIYWLMVIAFQAVGVNEWGARLPSAITAILSTFFVFYTLRYFGNPASLLGEIKPSTLRQQWIGAWWGMAMMALNPAWIAWGRTGVSDMLLASCLTISLLAFFLGYAQPQTRQQKAWYFTFYTFSALAVLAKGPIGIIFPILIIGAFLIYTQQWQRVIWEMQLLPGILIFIIIAVPWFILVTLANGQAYLDTFFGHHNLERFTSVVSNHPGPWFYYFPVILVALLPWSVYLPIAIYQVKFWQLQEWRSQDRSQQLGVFALLWFVIIFAFFSVSATKLPSYVLPCIPAGVILISLWGNQQNNIESNKTKISLPFLITGSINILILLILAIASFLSPKLVGEDTPNFPQLLQTSHLPIISGIIWLIASGITLYCLLQPRWRRAVWIGNVLGFLAFMSLVALPVGQLLDTQRHLPLRQLSLRVQQVHQPNEPLITIGVFKPSLVFYTQRRIYFMTYNIKQRLLELFPLNRPIDTILMITKPKEIAKLGLNSSEYQVLENQGGYQLIRIKRDVLLK from the coding sequence ATGTTATTGAATCAATCTTTTAAAACGATCTGGAAATCCTGGGAAAATTATCCGAAATTTCTTTGGGGAATAACTATTCTAGGATTATTATTGCTCAGTGTGATCGCCTTTTTAAGTCATTTAGGCGATATTGGGTTAATTGATAAAACCGAACCCATGTTTGTTGAAGCCGCCCGACAAATGCACCTCACAGGCGATTGGATTACTCCCTATTGGAATGGGGAAACTCGTTTTGATAAACCGCCCTTAATTTATTGGTTAATGGTGATCGCTTTTCAAGCTGTAGGGGTGAATGAATGGGGCGCACGATTACCGTCAGCTATAACCGCAATTTTATCGACTTTTTTTGTATTTTATACCCTGCGTTACTTTGGAAACCCAGCCTCTTTACTAGGGGAAATTAAACCTTCTACCCTGCGTCAACAGTGGATTGGAGCCTGGTGGGGAATGGCAATGATGGCCTTAAATCCAGCTTGGATTGCTTGGGGACGCACGGGGGTTTCCGATATGCTTTTAGCCAGTTGTTTAACGATTTCATTATTAGCATTTTTCTTAGGTTATGCTCAACCCCAAACTCGCCAACAAAAAGCTTGGTATTTTACATTTTATACCTTTTCTGCTTTAGCCGTTTTAGCCAAGGGGCCGATTGGAATTATATTTCCGATTTTGATTATTGGTGCATTTTTAATTTATACCCAACAATGGCAAAGAGTGATTTGGGAAATGCAGTTATTACCCGGAATTTTAATTTTTATCATCATAGCAGTTCCCTGGTTTATTTTAGTCACCCTTGCCAATGGTCAAGCTTATTTAGACACATTTTTTGGACATCATAATTTAGAACGATTTACCAGTGTGGTTAGTAATCATCCTGGCCCTTGGTTTTATTATTTCCCCGTAATTTTAGTAGCGTTATTACCTTGGTCTGTCTATTTACCGATAGCAATTTATCAAGTCAAATTTTGGCAACTTCAAGAGTGGCGTTCTCAAGATCGTTCTCAACAGTTAGGTGTATTTGCTTTATTGTGGTTTGTGATTATTTTCGCTTTTTTTAGTGTATCTGCAACCAAACTACCCAGTTATGTTTTACCCTGTATTCCCGCCGGAGTGATTTTAATCAGTTTATGGGGAAATCAGCAGAATAATATTGAGTCAAACAAAACTAAAATATCTCTGCCTTTTTTAATCACAGGCAGTATTAATATTCTGATATTATTAATATTAGCAATTGCCAGTTTTTTAAGTCCGAAACTGGTGGGAGAAGATACTCCTAATTTTCCTCAATTATTACAAACCAGTCATTTACCCATAATATCAGGAATAATCTGGTTAATCGCTAGTGGAATCACCCTTTATTGCCTTTTGCAACCTCGATGGAGACGGGCAGTTTGGATCGGAAATGTTTTAGGATTTTTAGCATTTATGAGTTTAGTTGCCTTACCAGTGGGTCAATTATTAGATACTCAAAGACACTTACCTCTGCGACAATTATCCCTACGAGTTCAACAAGTTCATCAACCCAATGAACCCCTGATTACCATTGGTGTTTTTAAACCCAGTTTGGTATTTTATACCCAACGCCGGATCTATTTCATGACCTACAATATTAAACAACGATTATTAGAATTATTTCCTTTAAATCGTCCCATTGATACCATTTTAATGATTACAAAACCTAAAGAAATCGCCAAATTAGGATTAAATTCTTCAGAATATCAAGTTTTAGAAAATCAAGGCGGTTATCAATTAATTAGAATTAAGCGAGATGTGCTATTAAAATAA
- a CDS encoding phosphatase PAP2 family protein: protein MRLTCNRRFVSFKKAISQQQAWICLVILVPFILLSVRFNVHEDLLLDQILIQVPHQIFPQSWDAIFRFFYLLTGVKGTAVIIALTLGLLVWKRYWIEAKVLAFSTLGILIVVDDILKPLISRSRPPDRLVESVGRSFPSGHATGNVLFYFFMAYLLAERYPKLTPYIYGFATLWVLIIGFSSVYLRCHWPSDILAGYGLGYISLTLSLAWLKIARENHKIRK, encoded by the coding sequence ATGCGTTTAACTTGCAATCGTCGATTTGTTTCGTTTAAAAAAGCCATTTCTCAACAGCAAGCTTGGATTTGTCTGGTAATTTTAGTTCCTTTTATCTTACTTTCTGTTCGATTTAATGTTCACGAAGATTTATTACTGGATCAAATTTTAATTCAAGTTCCCCATCAAATCTTTCCCCAGAGTTGGGATGCTATTTTTCGGTTTTTTTATTTATTAACAGGGGTCAAAGGAACAGCCGTTATTATTGCTTTAACTTTAGGGTTACTCGTTTGGAAACGGTATTGGATTGAAGCCAAAGTTTTAGCGTTTTCCACCTTGGGTATTTTAATTGTAGTCGATGATATCCTGAAACCGCTAATTTCTCGCAGTCGTCCCCCAGATCGATTAGTTGAATCTGTCGGAAGAAGCTTTCCCAGTGGTCACGCGACGGGGAATGTTTTGTTTTATTTTTTTATGGCTTATCTCCTCGCAGAACGTTATCCCAAATTAACGCCCTATATCTATGGATTTGCTACCCTCTGGGTACTGATTATTGGCTTTAGTAGTGTTTATTTAAGATGTCATTGGCCGAGTGATATTCTCGCCGGGTATGGTTTAGGCTATATTAGTTTAACCCTGAGCTTGGCGTGGTTAAAAATAGCGCGTGAAAATCATAAAATCAGGAAATAG
- a CDS encoding diguanylate cyclase domain-containing protein gives MNQNGSNHSWQLKTHLQQSFFEKKKTDFEPFSRSMGLDLISLVLSVLLGLYLNSSVLNIVLRDFFKIQVDMAFCLVLAGISLWLWYQNSSFVFQKFTLFWLKFQGVYQLACQILQQFLPRIFLMGLFLRGLIFLGFHYPLYTREPEEMIQNLTNWVLFLIFIGWIIHHVNYMSYRHSQAEDSNPLELKQNLPPGENDTSQPQEKLYQALLSAPHPMMLHTEDGEVIEINQSWAEITGYTVAQLPTISAWSQRLTNPKPLPSTKNLVGGSRLPELRRNYLITNHQGYLRIWEWSTLTLGQLTDGRALLLSTIVDVTEDQPTQTPIQQSQQSNEQLQLSLLQWTAELTQANDGLQEELQRRQQMTSELYQVSERLKQLLRSSPAVIFSCQPQPHYQITFISDNVYTLLGYEVTTFLKEENIWHNYVPEEEKSQWQDAFIQVLTTGTYIHEARFLHAQGHWRWLRLEMRLIKDGRGNPLEIVGYFVDITDRKEAEMQLLTTQNRLKTVIETVGNGIMLSDEQGNFYLFNPQMTEITGYTLEEAQSHSDFLALLYPTPEGYQKAQERLKKVIATGSIFNLETTIQAKNGQLKTLLLSTVMMQDQQHRLFLSTFQDITPLKRAEKALCQLIVQEHLIWEITHQIRQSLNLDDILNATVKEVQQLLECDQVLIYRIFPDRRGKIIAETEPDESLKFLRNQQSKTPLIPLECYENFNQGRMRVINDINHDPIHSGMLKVLKYWGICSAIMVPLFEQNQLWGLLMICQNHGLRHWLQWEATLLRQISEQVGIALQQSQLYQQTQYQARRAQTLNHVIQFIRQSLDLDTIFSTAVAEIVTLLRVDRACILQHLPQEEQWKEVASYSYDRNTTPAILSPIQQLHHSETEDLTVPNSQEIQHLTGISGTWLPIPLRVGSQVWGCLGLLKHQHLRGWKESEIELTCAIADQLAIAIQQSELYQELQVANQQLKRLATVDGLTQVANRRRFDEYLEQEWQRLQREQGSLALIMCDIDYFKQYNDYYGHPAGDSCLKQVAQAIENTLRRPADLVARYGGEEFAIILPNTNQDGAIHVAQHIQGAVLQLEIPHDKSTVSQWLTLSLGVACTLPSPLTSLSVLIEAADQALYQAKQQGRARYCVQPV, from the coding sequence ATGAATCAGAATGGAAGCAATCACTCTTGGCAACTCAAAACTCATCTACAACAATCTTTTTTTGAGAAGAAAAAGACGGATTTTGAGCCTTTTTCCCGGTCAATGGGTTTAGACTTAATCAGTTTAGTGCTAAGTGTGCTGTTAGGTTTGTATTTGAACAGTTCGGTTTTGAATATTGTCTTACGAGATTTTTTCAAGATTCAAGTTGATATGGCGTTTTGTCTGGTTTTAGCGGGAATCAGTTTATGGCTATGGTATCAAAACTCTTCATTTGTTTTTCAGAAATTTACACTATTTTGGCTTAAATTTCAGGGCGTGTATCAACTCGCCTGTCAAATCCTCCAACAGTTTTTACCCAGAATATTTTTAATGGGGTTGTTCCTACGAGGATTAATCTTTTTAGGGTTCCATTACCCCCTCTACACTCGTGAACCTGAAGAGATGATCCAAAATCTGACCAATTGGGTTTTGTTTCTAATCTTTATTGGGTGGATCATCCATCATGTTAATTATATGTCCTACCGCCATTCTCAAGCTGAAGACTCAAACCCTCTGGAACTAAAACAGAACTTGCCACCGGGGGAAAATGACACCTCCCAACCCCAAGAAAAGCTTTACCAAGCTCTTTTATCTGCCCCCCATCCCATGATGCTACACACCGAAGATGGCGAAGTCATTGAAATCAATCAGAGTTGGGCAGAAATTACAGGCTATACTGTGGCTCAATTACCCACCATTTCAGCCTGGAGCCAACGGTTAACGAACCCAAAACCTCTCCCCAGCACTAAAAATCTAGTCGGGGGCTCTCGTTTACCTGAACTTCGCCGAAATTATCTGATTACAAATCATCAAGGCTATCTGAGAATTTGGGAATGGAGTACCCTGACCTTGGGACAATTGACCGATGGTAGAGCATTACTTCTAAGTACAATTGTAGATGTTACAGAAGATCAACCAACCCAAACGCCTATTCAACAATCTCAACAATCTAATGAACAACTACAACTTTCTTTATTACAATGGACAGCCGAATTAACTCAGGCGAATGATGGGTTACAAGAAGAACTCCAACGTCGTCAACAAATGACATCGGAACTTTATCAAGTCAGTGAACGCCTTAAACAATTACTTCGCAGTAGTCCGGCGGTGATTTTTAGTTGTCAACCCCAACCCCACTATCAAATTACATTTATTAGTGACAATGTATATACGCTTTTAGGATATGAAGTTACTACTTTTTTAAAGGAAGAAAATATTTGGCACAACTATGTTCCAGAGGAAGAAAAATCTCAATGGCAGGATGCTTTTATTCAGGTGTTAACAACTGGAACTTATATTCATGAAGCTCGTTTTTTACACGCTCAAGGTCATTGGCGTTGGTTACGGTTAGAAATGCGATTGATTAAAGATGGGCGCGGAAATCCCTTAGAAATTGTGGGTTATTTCGTTGATATTACTGATCGCAAAGAAGCTGAAATGCAACTTTTAACAACACAAAATCGGTTAAAAACAGTGATTGAAACTGTGGGCAATGGAATTATGCTTAGTGATGAACAGGGGAATTTTTATCTGTTTAATCCTCAAATGACAGAAATTACGGGATATACCTTAGAAGAAGCTCAATCTCATTCCGATTTTCTGGCTTTATTATATCCAACGCCTGAAGGTTATCAGAAGGCGCAAGAGCGATTAAAAAAGGTGATTGCAACGGGTTCAATTTTTAATTTAGAAACCACAATTCAAGCTAAAAATGGGCAGTTAAAAACCTTACTGTTATCAACGGTGATGATGCAAGATCAGCAACATCGCTTATTTTTATCCACATTTCAAGATATTACACCGCTCAAACGAGCCGAAAAAGCATTGTGTCAACTGATTGTTCAAGAACATTTAATTTGGGAAATTACCCATCAAATTCGTCAATCCTTGAATTTAGATGATATTTTAAATGCAACGGTTAAAGAAGTTCAACAATTACTCGAATGTGATCAGGTTTTAATTTATCGAATTTTTCCAGATCGGCGAGGTAAAATTATTGCCGAAACAGAACCCGATGAATCGTTAAAATTTCTGAGAAACCAACAATCTAAAACTCCTTTAATACCTCTGGAATGCTATGAAAATTTTAATCAAGGTCGGATGCGAGTGATTAATGATATTAATCATGATCCGATTCATTCAGGAATGCTCAAGGTCTTAAAATATTGGGGAATTTGTTCGGCGATTATGGTTCCTTTATTTGAACAAAATCAACTTTGGGGACTCTTAATGATTTGTCAAAATCATGGGTTACGCCATTGGTTACAGTGGGAAGCGACGTTACTGCGACAAATTTCCGAACAAGTTGGAATTGCCCTACAACAAAGTCAACTTTATCAACAAACTCAATATCAAGCTCGTCGTGCCCAAACGTTAAATCATGTGATTCAATTCATTCGTCAATCGTTGGATTTAGATACCATTTTTTCCACAGCCGTCGCTGAAATTGTCACCTTATTACGGGTGGATCGCGCTTGTATTTTACAACATCTTCCCCAAGAAGAACAATGGAAAGAGGTAGCGTCCTATAGTTATGATCGCAATACAACTCCTGCAATTCTTTCCCCCATTCAGCAACTTCATCACTCAGAAACTGAAGATCTAACTGTTCCAAATTCTCAAGAAATTCAACATTTAACTGGAATTTCAGGAACCTGGTTGCCGATTCCTTTGCGGGTGGGTTCTCAAGTTTGGGGCTGTTTGGGGTTACTTAAACATCAACATTTAAGGGGTTGGAAAGAATCGGAAATCGAGTTAACTTGTGCCATTGCTGATCAATTAGCGATCGCAATTCAACAATCTGAACTTTATCAAGAATTACAAGTTGCTAACCAACAATTAAAACGCCTCGCCACCGTTGATGGTTTAACTCAAGTGGCAAACCGTCGTCGCTTTGATGAATATTTGGAACAGGAATGGCAACGTTTACAACGAGAACAAGGTTCTTTAGCTTTAATTATGTGTGATATTGACTATTTCAAACAATATAATGATTACTACGGACATCCCGCCGGAGATAGCTGTTTGAAACAAGTCGCTCAAGCAATTGAGAATACGTTACGGCGCCCTGCTGATTTAGTCGCTCGTTATGGTGGAGAAGAATTTGCCATTATTTTACCCAATACCAATCAGGATGGAGCGATTCATGTTGCACAACATATTCAAGGGGCGGTTTTACAACTAGAAATACCCCACGACAAATCAACAGTAAGTCAGTGGTTAACTTTAAGTTTAGGGGTGGCTTGTACCCTTCCCTCTCCTTTAACGTCTTTGTCTGTGTTAATTGAGGCTGCTGATCAAGCCTTATACCAAGCTAAACAACAAGGACGCGCCCGTTATTGTGTTCAACCCGTGTAG
- the pap gene encoding polyphosphate:AMP phosphotransferase — translation MLDTLDLTLSLDKESYKTQIEALMKELRSLQQTCRDKKLPIIIVLEGWAAAGKGGLVKKMVGYMDPRGFTVHPIWPPTPEESRYPFLWRFWQKLPPQGTIGIFYHSWYTHILEDRLFGRLEAPDVPMAMRQINAFERQLVDDGAVMAKFWIHLSKKELKKRLKTASEDELEAWRVRPEDWKQAKNYDTYSTLAEEMVIHTGTGSAPWILVEGDCKRWARVKVLSTMVASIKEALDRLYIQLPPAFTTPQDRLQPTEPNPLAAVNLSAALSSENYKIQLRQQQVNLSQLQQTLHQQQIPVLALFEGWDAAGKGGAIKRLTDILDPRSYEVNTFAAPTDEEKAHHYLWRFWRWLPPGGKLGVFDRSWYGRVLVERVEGFATELEWRRAYQEINEFEEQLTSAGYVLVKFWLHIDQEEQLKRFQERKDNPYKLHKLTEEDWRNREKWPLYEVAANQMIQRTHTPHAPWTLVAANNKYYARVKVIETVVEAIRRRLKQD, via the coding sequence ATGTTAGATACCCTTGACCTGACGCTATCGCTGGATAAAGAAAGCTATAAAACTCAGATAGAAGCTTTAATGAAGGAGTTGCGATCGCTTCAACAAACCTGCCGAGATAAAAAATTACCGATTATTATTGTATTAGAAGGATGGGCAGCGGCGGGAAAAGGTGGACTCGTGAAAAAAATGGTGGGATACATGGACCCGAGGGGGTTTACGGTTCATCCCATCTGGCCCCCGACCCCTGAAGAATCCCGTTATCCGTTTCTGTGGCGGTTTTGGCAAAAATTACCTCCTCAAGGCACTATTGGCATTTTTTATCATAGTTGGTATACCCATATTTTAGAAGATCGCTTGTTTGGGCGACTGGAAGCACCGGATGTGCCCATGGCCATGCGACAAATTAACGCCTTTGAACGTCAGCTTGTCGATGATGGGGCGGTGATGGCGAAATTTTGGATCCATTTGAGTAAAAAAGAACTGAAAAAACGTCTAAAAACGGCTTCAGAAGATGAGTTAGAAGCTTGGCGGGTGCGTCCTGAAGATTGGAAACAAGCCAAAAATTATGATACCTATAGCACCCTAGCAGAAGAAATGGTGATTCATACTGGGACAGGTTCAGCCCCTTGGATATTAGTCGAAGGAGACTGTAAACGCTGGGCTAGGGTAAAGGTATTATCAACAATGGTGGCTTCCATAAAAGAAGCCTTAGACCGTTTGTATATTCAATTACCTCCTGCCTTTACAACGCCTCAAGACCGTTTACAACCCACAGAACCTAACCCCCTGGCTGCGGTTAATTTAAGTGCCGCCTTATCTTCGGAAAACTACAAAATCCAGTTACGTCAGCAACAAGTTAATTTAAGTCAATTGCAACAAACTCTCCATCAACAACAAATCCCCGTTTTAGCTTTATTTGAAGGTTGGGATGCGGCAGGAAAAGGAGGAGCAATTAAACGATTAACCGATATTTTAGATCCCCGTAGTTATGAAGTAAATACCTTTGCTGCACCGACGGATGAAGAAAAAGCTCATCATTATTTATGGCGGTTTTGGCGTTGGTTACCTCCGGGGGGAAAATTAGGAGTATTTGACCGCAGTTGGTATGGTCGAGTATTAGTAGAACGAGTCGAAGGCTTTGCGACTGAGTTAGAATGGCGACGAGCTTATCAAGAAATTAATGAATTTGAAGAACAGTTAACCAGTGCGGGCTATGTGTTAGTTAAATTCTGGTTACATATTGATCAAGAAGAACAATTAAAACGTTTTCAGGAACGGAAAGACAACCCTTATAAATTACATAAACTCACGGAAGAAGATTGGCGAAACCGCGAAAAATGGCCGTTGTATGAAGTAGCCGCTAATCAAATGATTCAACGCACCCATACACCCCATGCGCCTTGGACATTAGTAGCTGCTAATAATAAATATTATGCTCGTGTGAAAGTCATTGAAACCGTTGTTGAGGCGATTCGCCGTCGGTTAAAACAGGACTAA